Proteins co-encoded in one Polynucleobacter sp. MG-6-Vaara-E2 genomic window:
- the grxC gene encoding glutaredoxin 3, whose amino-acid sequence MPQVTMYSTQVCPYCVMAEKLLIKKGVSNLEKILIDRDPSQREVMMTRTGRRTVPQIYIGETHVGGYDDLVALDRAGKLDPLLA is encoded by the coding sequence ATGCCACAAGTAACGATGTACAGCACGCAAGTTTGTCCATACTGCGTTATGGCAGAAAAGCTATTAATCAAAAAAGGTGTGAGTAATTTAGAGAAGATTTTGATTGATCGTGACCCCTCCCAGCGTGAAGTGATGATGACCCGTACTGGTCGTCGCACTGTTCCACAGATTTATATTGGTGAAACTCATGTGGGTGGTTACGATGATTTAGTTGCCTTAGATCGCGCTGGCAAGCTTGATCCCTTATTAGCTTGA
- a CDS encoding S41 family peptidase encodes MRQFLKNFALIAVGLIAGVAATIQLSATAQQGAQLPLDELRTLSNVFAQIKREYVEPIEDKQLLTDAVKGMVSSLDPHSTFLDKKDFSEMQEQTSGKFAGLGIEITSEDGVVKVLNPIEDSPAARAGLQAGDLITRLDDKPVRGMSLDKAVRTMRGTPGTKITLTVYRKSEERSFPVTITRAEIKVQSVKAKILDNDIAWVRVTSFQERTVPDLAKKLIELSNQDPKMKGIILDLRNNGGGLLQGAVGVAAAFLPADAVIVSTKGQAPDSKQVFNATPAMYRLNEPGDPLAGVPEIYKKLPMVVLVNAYSASASEIVAGALQDYKRATIIGKTTFGKGSVQTVRPLSNDSALKITTAYYYTPSGKSIQAFGVKPDIPVDQNKDGDPDDVLITREIDSEKHLRNKQSAEDKLIKDREQRRLEELQRIEEKNAKKTPEEKGKDKNKKPPELGSSDDFMLSQAVAFINGQPVKRSSSKLE; translated from the coding sequence ATGCGTCAATTTCTGAAGAACTTTGCCCTCATTGCAGTTGGCCTCATTGCTGGTGTGGCAGCCACTATCCAGCTCTCAGCTACCGCACAACAAGGAGCGCAGCTCCCCTTAGACGAACTGCGCACCCTCTCCAATGTGTTCGCCCAAATCAAACGTGAGTACGTAGAGCCCATTGAAGATAAACAGCTCTTAACCGATGCAGTTAAGGGCATGGTGAGTAGTCTTGACCCTCACTCGACTTTTTTAGATAAAAAAGATTTTTCAGAAATGCAGGAGCAAACTTCAGGAAAGTTTGCTGGCCTTGGAATTGAGATTACCTCCGAAGATGGTGTTGTCAAGGTGTTAAATCCCATTGAAGATAGTCCTGCTGCGCGCGCCGGATTGCAAGCAGGTGACCTAATTACTCGGCTTGATGACAAACCTGTTCGTGGAATGTCGCTTGATAAAGCTGTGCGCACTATGCGCGGTACGCCTGGCACCAAAATTACTTTGACTGTTTATCGCAAAAGTGAGGAACGTAGTTTCCCAGTAACCATTACTCGCGCAGAAATCAAAGTTCAGTCTGTAAAAGCTAAGATCCTAGATAACGATATTGCTTGGGTACGAGTTACTAGCTTTCAAGAGCGCACCGTCCCGGACTTAGCCAAAAAATTAATCGAGCTTTCTAATCAAGATCCAAAGATGAAAGGCATTATTTTGGATCTGCGCAACAATGGTGGTGGCCTATTACAGGGAGCAGTTGGCGTCGCGGCAGCCTTCTTACCTGCAGATGCTGTGATTGTTTCAACCAAGGGTCAGGCACCAGATTCCAAGCAAGTATTTAATGCCACGCCAGCGATGTATCGTCTCAATGAACCAGGGGATCCTTTGGCAGGTGTACCTGAAATCTATAAAAAACTTCCAATGGTCGTTTTGGTAAATGCCTATTCTGCATCCGCTTCTGAAATCGTTGCAGGCGCCTTGCAAGATTACAAGCGCGCCACCATTATTGGTAAAACCACTTTTGGTAAAGGCTCGGTCCAAACTGTCCGCCCACTTTCCAATGACTCTGCCCTCAAGATTACTACCGCCTATTACTACACACCTAGCGGCAAATCGATTCAAGCATTTGGCGTCAAACCCGATATTCCAGTTGATCAAAATAAGGATGGCGACCCTGATGATGTCTTGATCACGCGTGAAATTGATAGCGAGAAACATCTTCGCAATAAACAATCTGCTGAAGATAAATTAATTAAGGACCGCGAGCAACGCCGCCTCGAAGAGTTACAACGCATTGAAGAAAAGAATGCAAAGAAGACTCCAGAGGAAAAAGGGAAGGATAAAAATAAGAAGCCGCCTGAGCTTGGTAGCTCAGATGATTTCATGCTTTCTCAAGCGGTAGCCTTTATCAACGGCCAACCGGTGAAACGCTCCTCTTCTAAGCTTGAATAA
- the gpmA gene encoding 2,3-diphosphoglycerate-dependent phosphoglycerate mutase, with product MKQLVLIRHGESAWNLENRFTGWADVDLTPKGTEQALSAGQNLKKAGYEFDIAYTSVLRRAIRTLWHVQDTMDLMWIPVVHSWRLNERHYGALTGLNKAETASKYGDEQVHIWRRSYDVRPPLLEMDDERNPKNDSRYSKLNPSDIPLGECLKDNVERVLPLWNESIAPALKANKRVLLVAHGNSIRSLIKYLDQMSDEAIMEVNVPNGVPLVYELDDNLKPIQHFYLD from the coding sequence ATGAAACAACTTGTTCTTATTCGTCATGGCGAATCTGCCTGGAACCTCGAAAACCGCTTCACGGGCTGGGCGGATGTTGACTTAACCCCTAAAGGTACTGAACAAGCACTTTCTGCCGGCCAAAACCTCAAGAAAGCAGGTTATGAATTTGATATCGCCTACACCTCTGTTCTGAGACGGGCTATTCGTACGCTTTGGCATGTTCAAGACACAATGGACCTCATGTGGATACCAGTAGTTCACAGCTGGCGCTTAAATGAGCGTCACTATGGTGCGCTTACGGGCCTTAACAAAGCAGAGACTGCTTCTAAGTATGGGGATGAGCAAGTGCATATTTGGCGCCGTTCGTATGACGTTCGCCCCCCATTACTTGAAATGGATGATGAGCGTAATCCAAAGAATGATAGTCGCTACTCAAAACTCAATCCTTCTGACATTCCACTTGGAGAATGCCTAAAAGATAACGTTGAACGCGTTCTTCCGCTATGGAATGAATCGATTGCGCCCGCGCTCAAAGCAAACAAGCGCGTATTACTAGTAGCTCATGGCAATAGTATCCGGTCTTTAATTAAATATTTAGACCAAATGTCCGATGAGGCCATTATGGAAGTCAATGTTCCTAATGGCGTTCCACTCGTTTATGAGCTGGACGATAACCTCAAGCCAATTCAACATTTCTATTTGGATTAA
- a CDS encoding rhodanese-like domain-containing protein: MNFLTQIDNLALIALLLVSGAALFLPTLSTLISGKGLSPTEATIWINRRKAHVLDLRSEDVFKAGHLPGAKQANAASLDSAIEALKLDRKRPLVLVCDTGAQSRKALAQVQKLGFIEVGVLEGGVQSWKAAALPLVT, from the coding sequence ATGAACTTTCTCACCCAAATTGATAATTTAGCGCTAATTGCCCTATTGCTAGTTTCAGGCGCAGCGCTTTTCCTACCTACATTATCTACGCTTATTAGCGGAAAAGGCTTGTCGCCCACTGAAGCGACTATTTGGATAAACCGTCGTAAAGCCCATGTTTTAGATTTGCGCTCGGAAGACGTATTTAAAGCTGGGCATTTGCCAGGCGCAAAGCAGGCTAATGCTGCCAGCCTAGATAGCGCCATTGAGGCCTTGAAGCTGGATCGAAAGCGCCCACTAGTATTGGTGTGTGATACGGGCGCTCAATCCCGTAAGGCTTTGGCACAGGTACAAAAGCTTGGATTTATAGAGGTAGGCGTTTTAGAGGGCGGCGTTCAGTCCTGGAAAGCTGCTGCCTTGCCATTGGTGACGTGA